The DNA segment AAGAAAGTACTTAAAAACTTTCCGGAGGGTGAGTGGAATCCACAGGCTGCAAAAAATACAGCTACCAGTAGTAACGGATCAAATGTGGTACCTTCGCTCATCAAGGGCGAAAGGGAGGCGAACTCTGTAGAAGTTGAAAGGGAAGAAACTCCAGTTCCTCTGATAACAGATCAAGATATTATTGATGCTATTGGTGATGGAAAAGTCAATGTAAAAGAATTTGGTAAGTCCAttagaagaaaataccCTGGTGCAGAGAACAAGAAGCTAATGTTTGCCATAGTCAAAAAACTATGTAGAAAAGTGGACAACGAGCATATGGAATTAAAGAATGAGCAAGTTAATTTATAATGTCATATATTTTAAGTTATTTagttttcgttttttctcttcccTTTACGACTCATTCTACTCCATCTGATTCTGATCAGTTCCACCATAACTACCCTTTTCATGTGCTGTCTTATGGCTTTTAGCTGGTGAATAATCAGGAGATTTTCAATCGAGTCTAGTATTTATTTCATGTATTATACAACTCTATATGCAATGCAATCTCTGCTTGAAAATATCTTAGGCTACCTCGACGATCTCattttcgtcttcttcgtcttcttcttcgtcgtcaGCATTTTTTGATGGCATTTCTTCCACTGCGCCAGCACCAGGTTCACCTCTCATCAACATATTAACAATTCTGTAACATAGTTCACcaatatcttcatcttcgaCATTTTTATGCAATTCTCTCACTAGGGGATAAACAGACTTTTCTCTTAGATACTCCCTACCGGCATGGGTCGTAgataataaaagaatacTTTCTAGGTGACAGCATACAATGTCAGGAATTGGATCTCTTTGCTTGTCCTCCGGTAGTAGTTGAAGTTCATCAGGCAAGTTGAACatgtcttcttcatcgatttCGGAATCTTTTGCACTGGCAATAGGTAGCAAAATGTATGGCAataaatttattttttcatcgttgAGTAGCCTCTCATGAGTTTCAGAATCAAATAAAGAATTCTTGATTGTAGAGGCAACACCTTCTCTTCTTATCTTTgtatcatatttttcagtaAAAACCAGTAGCTTAGAAATGGGAACGACATGATCATATTCCTGCTCCTCGATAAAATACATCCTACCCAATCTGAATCTGGAAATGTCAGCGAAGAAATAGGCTAAATAGTTGAAATTGGCATATTTTGTCAGCTTTCTATCATAGCCCTTAACGAAACAATCCATTAAGCAGTCCATGGAATttaaacttttgaaaacattTCCATCCAAAGCAGCTAGTTTTAAaccatcatcaatttcttcaccaCTTGAACTCCTTTTAATACTTAAAATGGCAAGTATATCATCATTCTTCGCTAAATTGCTTAATAAAATGCACATTATATCAGCGTTTGGATTACTCaaatcgacaattttcCAGACTAAGAATTTCAGGAATTTTTGATCATCGTTTAGTATAATATTTCTCACCAAATTATCTTCAGATAGATTGACCAAAATAGTAACACCCTGTTGAATAATAACACGAGTACCATGTTCTGGGTCCATGATCATTTTAATGATATCTTTAACAGGCCTGAAgttatcatttttgaatatttttgaagttggaCCAGCGCTGAATCCAACCAAATTATCAATAGCAATTTGTCTTACGGCAGGTTGGGGGGAATGTAAGAATTCCACTAATTCATCTAGTTGTGACGCCATTACTCAATTACTGTTCTTTATATTAAATTGTCTTCTACAACTGTATTAAATTAAGAACGCCCTTCTCTAACAAGTGATTTTACTATATAACGGGTAGTATGCAATAAAATGATGAGATGAGCCATTCAAcgtgaaaaaatgaaaaaaagttttgagAAGATCACAAGTCCTTCGAagaatgagaaaaaaagtccGAACATACTACGTCGTATTATGTGATATACGATTCATCGAAATGAATAATAGCGAATCATATCCTGTCTGGATTGATAGTTATTGCGGTATCAGATTGCAGTACAATCGACATTAACATAAAGCACCTGATATGTGAAAAACCTTGATAAAATTTGGTCATGCCGTGATCCCATATTTGAGACTCTCCTCACTTCTTTGATGTTTCATCTATTAAAATtaaaatgaatatatattGACTAACTTGAGAACCTACtagtttttgaattcctTGATATGTACTAATGTTACAATTGGTGCTACCTACGCATCTCGTTTAATTGCTATTACATTTGATGGGACTACTGGAAACAATATACTTAAGAAGTTTTTCACAACTTTCTCGAGGGTTTTCCTTTATACTGTAAATGTGAtagttcatcttcaatGTTTAGGATAACGCTTCTCAAGTGATTATTTGCATGCTGTTCTAGATGACTTTCTATCAAATTTCTTACTTCAACAACTTTTCCCGTCATTGGTAAGGTTTGGTTGGAAACTTGACCACTGTTTAAGAACAAATCAAATATAACAGTccatatttcctttttccaGTACCTTTTGAGctgatttttcaatttacAAGTTCCATCCTGGAGTTGGATTGTTTCTATGAATTTCCCAAAAAGCATCGAGTGTATGACACCAGCTAATCCATAATAATCTGCCTCATAACTCCATGGTTTACCTGCTCGCATTTCCCAGCAATCTTGTTGATCAGCCTGCCAATTTGCTCTGAATTTTGTTCCAGGCGGTAGCAAGGTCATATCAAATGATCTACCAAAATCTATCAAGTATATTCCCTTGTTCTCCCAGCCGTCCTTCCCATTCCGCGTATATTGAGCACCTAGGGGTTCGCCCCGTTTTTCTAACCTGACCATGCAATTATCTGGTTTCAGGTCTCCATGTATTATCCCTACTTCATGTATCTTCTCGAGGACTTTCATTAGTTCGACAGTGATGAACATACACAGATACTCATCCATTATTCCATTGCCGTCAATTGCCTTTTCTCGTTGTAAATTAATCAAATCCAGAACCGTACCTTGGCTGGCATAGTTTAACACAAGGTAGCTTtcatcaaggaaaagatGTAAAGCACTGGCATTGATAATTGACTTTAAAATTTTACTATTCCTCAGTCTAAACTCCACTTGGCTCATTATATAATATTCCCATACACTCGCCGgtttttctacttttaaTGCTCGCAACTGTCCCTGGCTTGACTCTGCTAAATAGACAGTAGCGTACCCTCCTTCACCTAGTTCTCCCCGGATACAGTATAAATCTCCTgtctttttgaaatcaacAATTGGGTTCTTGTTTTCGTTACGAGATACCCTATgaattcttttcaatagtgAACTCATTTTCAGTTCTTGATTATAGCTGTAAAAAGTAGTATATTGAGATAGCGGAGGAGAAATCTCAGATAAAAACTTTGCTCTCAAAGTATTGCTAAGTGGATTTCTGATAATAGGCGGTGATTggacttttttttcggtCGAAGAAGGAATGTCGCTAGAATAATGCTTCTTGTTCACTTCGAGGTTATTTTCAGTTTGTAGAacatttttcctttgcaaTTCAGGCTGCGTGAGAAACGGGGAGCTTTGGACAGTTGTATTTGTTAATTCAGCTTGTGTTTCTGTAACATCCCTTGATTTCCGACCTTCTGTGTTCATTTGCTCCACGGGTGTCTGAATTGAAGGTACCACGCCCGTCTCACTAGTTTCCTGTATGGGCGTCATGTATTCCCCCCTTTCTGAGCGTGCGTTATTAACCGGTATCCTTTCATAACTACGCTCAACCACATTTATTGAGGCCGGTTGTTGTGACGTTGTCTCTTCCTTGGAATGCTTTACTTCGGTtaaatcttcaatatttttggCTGTGAATTCTTGGGTAAAGTTCTCGAAAACGTTAAACCTACTTGTCGTGGTATCATCACCATCCAAAAGTGCACCTGGGGTCGAATAATGTTGGTTGAACATGGAAAATACCTCATTCATAGCGtcctttgaaaaagctgTTACGGTTGGCGAATGTGGACTATGGGCAGCTAGTGAAGGTTTAATCGGTGTCTCATGTGCACGATTGATATCAACTACGGGCTTCAAAGGTAAAATGGACGTTGTCGTCTGCACTTGAATCTGCTCATTGGCGTGCTGCTTGCTTTGGTTAGGATAACTCTCGTCCCtaaatatttcaatttgTGCGGACTTTGGTACCATGGGTGGTTGGGATGGCGGCAATTGCTGTCGCTTTTCTATTAGTATATTTAACTTTCGCTTCTTGCTACTGTTGTCACTGGTAGAATTATAGGCACAATTCGTAGTGCATTTATCACTTTTGAGTTGCATCTTATAAAATCCTTTTGATATTGCCAATATTTCCTCAATGTTGAATTCCTCATCGTCTTTTGGATATATTAGATCAAAGTTAAGAACTATTCTTTCAGGTTTTCTTCCATGGGTATTTATCTGTTTGTAGACTGGATCACTAAATTGCTTTAAATCAGGATATATAGGAGTTTTTTTGATTCCATTCTCTGAAGGCTCATTGGCTGAGTAATTACGGCCAGCAATTTCATGGTGACTAAGctcttcagcttccaccTTAAGATCGTGGTATATGCTGGTAGCACGCCTGTGAATCTCTGTATTCAGTTCCGGTTCTATTCGATTTTCCCTGTCATCAGCAATCAGCGAAGAAGTTAGAAGTCTGCGAATGAAAAAAGGGGCTAGTCCATGGTTTattctttccttcaatCTGTCCCTCGAAGCAGATATGctttgttgattttctagAACATTCATTTCTCGGAGTCTGCCTTCATAATTGCTTAATGATCTTAATATTCTGTTATAGGGCCGACAACTGTTTTCAGTGCCTAGTTCtaataaaatttttgcttctagaaaaaattgagcaTTTTCTAATAACTTGGAAAACTCTTCATAAAACAGTGAAAGCCTA comes from the Saccharomyces kudriavzevii IFO 1802 strain IFO1802 genome assembly, chromosome: 7 genome and includes:
- the HGH1 gene encoding Hgh1p (similar to Saccharomyces cerevisiae HGH1 (YGR187C); ancestral locus Anc_5.194): MASQLDELVEFLHSPQPAVRQIAIDNLVGFSAGPTSKIFKNDNFRPVKDIIKMIMDPEHGTRVIIQQGVTILVNLSEDNLVRNIILNDDQKFLKFLVWKIVDLSNPNADIMCILLSNLAKNDDILAILSIKRSSSGEEIDDGLKLAALDGNVFKSLNSMDCLMDCFVKGYDRKLTKYANFNYLAYFFADISRFRLGRMYFIEEQEYDHVVPISKLLVFTEKYDTKIRREGVASTIKNSLFDSETHERLLNDEKINLLPYILLPIASAKDSEIDEEDMFNLPDELQLLPEDKQRDPIPDIVCCHLESILLLSTTHAGREYLREKSVYPLVRELHKNVEDEDIGELCYRIVNMLMRGEPGAGAVEEMPSKNADDEEEDEEDENEIVEVA
- the BUB1 gene encoding protein kinase BUB1 (similar to Saccharomyces cerevisiae BUB1 (YGR188C) and MAD3 (YJL013C); ancestral locus Anc_5.162); amino-acid sequence: MDLDLSSTLRGYESDKDTLSQSKVATSSQKEQDSQLNQTKIAYEERLLNDLEDMDDPLDLFLEYMIWISTSYVEVNSTSGQEVLRNTMERCLVYIQDLETYRNDPRFLKVWIWYINLFLSNDSRECENTFTYMFKKGIGIRLSLFYEEFSKLLENAQFFLEAKILLELGTENSCRPYNRILRSLSNYEGRLREMNVLENQQSISASRDRLKERINHGLAPFFIRRLLTSSLIADDRENRIEPELNTEIHRRATSIYHDLKVEAEELSHHEIAGRNYSANEPSENGIKKTPIYPDLKQFSDPVYKQINTHGRKPERIVLNFDLIYPKDDEEFNIEEILAISKGFYKMQLKSDKCTTNCAYNSTSDNSSKKRKLNILIEKRQQLPPSQPPMVPKSAQIEIFRDESYPNQSKQHANEQIQVQTTTSILPLKPVVDINRAHETPIKPSLAAHSPHSPTVTAFSKDAMNEVFSMFNQHYSTPGALLDGDDTTTSRFNVFENFTQEFTAKNIEDLTEVKHSKEETTSQQPASINVVERSYERIPVNNARSERGEYMTPIQETSETGVVPSIQTPVEQMNTEGRKSRDVTETQAELTNTTVQSSPFLTQPELQRKNVLQTENNLEVNKKHYSSDIPSSTEKKVQSPPIIRNPLSNTLRAKFLSEISPPLSQYTTFYSYNQELKMSSLLKRIHRVSRNENKNPIVDFKKTGDLYCIRGELGEGGYATVYLAESSQGQLRALKVEKPASVWEYYIMSQVEFRLRNSKILKSIINASALHLFLDESYLVLNYASQGTVLDLINLQREKAIDGNGIMDEYLCMFITVELMKVLEKIHEVGIIHGDLKPDNCMVRLEKRGEPLGAQYTRNGKDGWENKGIYLIDFGRSFDMTLLPPGTKFRANWQADQQDCWEMRAGKPWSYEADYYGLAGVIHSMLFGKFIETIQLQDGTCKLKNQLKRYWKKEIWTVIFDLFLNSGQVSNQTLPMTGKVVEVRNLIESHLEQHANNHLRSVILNIEDELSHLQYKGKPSRKL